The genomic stretch TCAGGGGTTCAGCAGACTGCTTGACATGTAATTGTGTTTGCTGATGGcagccttatttatttttttaaagattttatttatccatgagagacagagacctagagggagaagcagtctccctacggggagcctgattcaagactcaatcccaggaccccaggatcacaacctgagctgaaggcaaacgttcaacctctgagccacccaggtgccctgatggcAGCTTAAAAAGGAGGATGTTCTGCCTTTCAGCCATGCCCTTCTCCCCCTCTCGGCTCTTTCTTTAATAGGTTCAGACATCTGGACCCCCATGGAGAAGAGGCTTTTTAAGAAGGCGTTCTGTGCCCACAAGAAGGACTTTTACTTGATACACAAGACGGTAAGGTGAATATGGGCACACTGGTGTAGACAGGGCCTCACCTCCCACAGCAGAGCTAAGCTAGAGCTGAGGAGCCCATTGAGGGTGATGCTCTGCTTGTCTGTAAACGTTTCATAATTTTAGAAAGCCATTGTGGACACCTCCAGACAGTACAGAAATGCAGCAGTGCTCAATGCTCCAATAAATGAATGCTCCTATTCTCAGCTTGAGAAATGCTCCACGAAAGGCCTCAATCCCCCTGCCCAGAGTCCTCCTCCTGATGGGTAACCTATGCTTTTCACTCTTGAACTTCAGTCATCACGCTGCCTGCACAGATCTTAATATACTTAATATCCTGctgatttttctattcttttgttaACTTGATATACACAAAGCTGCACGTAATCAAAGTGTAACATTTGATGTTTTCGTGTACTTACACAACTATAGGACCATCATCACCCCCCAAGACTTTCCCCTGCCCCTTTGTAGAGTCCCTCTTTCCTGCCACCTTGTCCCTAGTCAACACCTTGTCTACTTTCTGTCACTGtaaattagtttgcatttttcagagtttttcatCAATGAAACCATCATAGGGCATGTGCTATGCTCTCTGGATCCTTACACTCAGCATGattgagattcatctgtgttgttgtgTGCCAGTGGTTCACCCCTTTTCATTGCTGGGGTATATGTCATTGTTGGAGTACTGAAGTTTATTTAGTCCTTCACCCATTGAATCTGGGAGGTTTCCAGATACTAgccattataaataaagctgctgtgaacactcCTTCACGTTCAAGGCTCTCATGGACcaatactatttttctttggGGTGAATAGGCAGGGGAGGAATGAGCACATCATACACTAAGtgttatgtttaacttttaagaaactgccaaatggtTATCCAGAGTGGTCATGCCACTACACATTCCCATGGGTGGGTGggcagtgcatgagagttccagGAGGCCCATGCCATCACAACAACCCCCTCTTCTTACTGTAGCCATTCTGGTGAGCGCACACAGTGGTTCCCTCTCTGTACTCCCAGAAAGACTGACAGTGCTGAGCATACCTGCTGCTTTGCTGTCTGTGTGCCTCATTTGATGAGGTGTCTGCTCCCAATCTTTTacctgtggtttttgttttttgtttttttgttttgttttgttttgtttttgtctgtgtgggttttctttttggagtatttgtgtttttattaaattgcAAGAGTTCTTTATTTGTTCTGAACACAAGTTCTACATCCATGTACCTGCTTTGCGGATGCTTGCCCCTGGTCTCTGGCTTCTCAGGCTCTGTTCAAGTGTCTTtgaggaaaagttttaaaatttgagtgagctcaatttatcaatttttcttttatggaccATGCTTCAAATGGCATCACTAAGAAACCTTTGCCTAATCCAAAGTCATCGGAATTttcccccatgttttcttctagttttatgatgtcttatcttttatatatatatattgttagattttatttattaaaatgttatggtttttggttttggtttttgagaTTTATGACCCATTCTGGGTTGATAGTGCAAGGTAAGGATTAGAGTTCATTTTctgcatttgtatatttatttatttatttttaaggttttatttatttattcatgagacacagagaatcagaaacataggcagagggagaggcaggctccctccagggaacctgatgcaggacttgatcccagtactctaggatcatgacctgagccaaaggcactcaaccattgagccacccaggtgcccctgtatatgcatatttaaacGTTTTGGtaccttttgttgaaaagactatatttTCTCTACCCAACTGCCTTTATAGTTTGGCCAAGTATCAGTTGGCCATACACCTATGTGTTTATTTCCGGACTATCCATTTTGTTTGATGTTTGTATACTATTAAGGTCTTTATTACTGTTGTATTATAATAAGTAATTTAATCAGAAAACATTAGTTCTTgaactttcttattctttttcaaaatgttttctatcctaggtcctttgcatttccatgtgaattttagaattagcttgtcaatttcttgtcttttttttaaatttttttatttatttatgataggcacacagtgagagagagagaggcagagacacaggcagagggagaagcaggctccatgcactgggagcctgatgtgggattcgatcccgggtctccaggatcgcgccctgggccaaaggcaggcgccaaaccgctgcgccacccagggatcccttgattttTGATTGTTAAATTGACCTCACATTTCTGGGATGAGCTCCACTTAAGCCATGATGTCTtatccttcatatatatatatatatatatatatatatatatatatatatatgtatatgtatatgtatatatgtgtgtatatatatgtatatatgtatatatatatgtatatatgtgtgtatgtatatatgtatatgtgtgtgtgtgtgtgtatatatatatatatatagttggattctatttattaaaactttgtttagaagttttcatttgtggggatccctgggtggcgcagcggtttggcgcctgcctttggcccagggcgcgatcctggagacccgggatcgaatcccacgtcaggctcccggtgcatggagcctgcttctctctctgcctgtgtctctgcctctctctctctcactgtgtgcctatcataaataaataaaaaaaaattaaaaaaaaaagttttcatttgtgttcatgaggggatattggtctgtaactTTCTTTCCTTGTAGTACCTTTGGCTTtcatatcagggtaatgctgaccttatCAAATGAGTTGGGAAATACTCCCTTCTcctcaattttttggaagaatttgtttagaattggcttttttttattccttaaatatttggtggtGAAGCCACCTcagcctggagttttctttatgGGAAAGGTTTTGAAGCGTGGATTAAGGTTATTTCTTAGATGTAGGACTAGTCACATTATCATGTCTTCTTGAgtgagctttgttttttttttttgagaaatttgttcatttcttctaagttgtctgATACAGtaacataaaattgttcataatggTCTCGTATATTGTCCTTTTCCTTGATTCATAATGGTCTCATATATTGTCCTTAATCCTTGACTTATAGAGATGTCACCtctctcattcctgatattgataatttgtcttttttttctgaccacTGGCCAGAGGTTCATCAGTTTTACtgattttctcaaaaaaacagcgggatgtctgggtggctcagtggttgagtgtctgcctttgactcagggtgggttcccagaatctgggatcgagtcctgcatcaggctccctgctccctgcctgcttctccctctgccaatgtctctgcctctttctgtcatgaataaacaaataaatcttaaaaaaaaaaaaaacaacagctgcTTTGgcatgttggttttttttctatttaatttatttctgctctactgtttattataatttcatttcttctgcttgCCTTGAGTTTAATGTGctcttcttttctagtttctgaaGGTGGAAGCTGAGGCCATTGATATGagaccttttttctttcctaatataggtatttagtgctataaattttcttCAGAGTACTGCTTTGATACATTTTGGTATCTTgggttttcacttttattcaGTTCGAAGtacattttcactttttgatttcttttttgaccaatgagttatttagaagtgtgttatttagTCTCcagatatttggggattttccaggcTTTTTCTGTTACTGACTTTTAATGTAACATCGCTGTGGTCAAAGAAATACTTCATATAACtctaatcctttaaaaaaaatttttttaatttttatttatttatgatagtcacacagagagagagagagagaggcagagacacaggcagagggagaagcaggctccgtgcaccgggagcccgacgcgggactcgatcccgggtctccaggatcgcgccctgggccaaaggcaggcgccaaaccgctgcgccacccagggatccccctttaaaattttttaatcctTGTTTATGGCCCCAAATATGGTCTATATCCTAGTAGATGTCCTGAGTACACTTGAAGAaggtgtattctgctgctgttggttGGAGCTCTAGAAATACCAGTTCAAGATGGTTCATAATGTGGTTTGAGTCTTCCATACCTTTATCATCTACTTGATCTAACAGTTATTGAGAATgggttattaaaatatttggctGTGAGGGTGCTGCTATGGCTTCCAGCGGGGTCGGCGTGAGCACTGCTGGCACGCCAAATGAAGCACCAGAAATTCCAGACAACGTGGGAGATTGGCTCTGCGGCGTCTACCGTTTCGCCGCCAACAGGAACGATTTCCAGGGGAACTTGATCCTCAATTTGGGACTTTTTGCTGTGGGAGTATGGCTGGCTAGGAATTTGAATGACATTGACCTAATGGCACCTCAGCCGGGAGTGTAGCCAAATAGACACATGGAACCCCCTGTGCTGTACTTGAACCTTCCAAAACCAGACTTCCAATTTATGACCATCACAAGACTAGCCTTCTTGGAAGTTGAAGCTTCAATCAGACCACCTTCCCTTCCCGATTGCTTCATCTTCTTGAGCCCACTCAGAACTCCATTCTCTGGTCAGCAGTCAGGTTTCAGCCAAAGTGTTGTCCTCTGTTTTGTAAAATTCTGTACATAGTTCCTAAGTTTCTGCAGGGGGTGATCTTTGCTCTTGTCCTGAGGAATAACCTAatgatattttaacaaatatttggaataaagacatatacaaagacaaaataaaataaataaaataataaagtaaaataaaataaaatatttggttgtAACTGTAGATGTATTTTTCCCTGTAGTTCCATCaggttttgcttcatgtatttggaAGCTCTTATTTAGATGCCTAAACATTTGGGATTCTTAtgtcctcttgatgaattgaactttttatcattatgaagtgATTTCCTTTATGCCTGGTATTATTCTttgttctgaaatttatttttctagtattaATATAGCCAACTACTCCAGTTTTCTTATAATGGGTGTTTGCTTGgtatatcttttttcatcctcttatttttaatctatttgtgtttttatatttaaagtgtggtCTATAGTATCATGTGTTGGATGGtgcttttttacttgttttaactGAAGTATCATTAACATacagggttatattagtttcaggcacaCAGTAAAATAATTCAGCGCTTTTGTACATTGCTCAGAGCTCATCAAAATAAGTGCTCTTGATCCCTCTTCACTAtatctcccatcccccacccacatcccatGTGGTaactaccaatttgttctctgcattttaGAATCTGTcttcttgtttgtatttttttcctttgtatcttttgtttcttatattccatggtTTTGTCTTTATccgacttacttcacttagcattatactctctagatccatccatgttgtcacaaatggcaagatttcattccttttttatggttgagtaatattccattatatgcttttaaaaaaaatccagccttTTAATTAGGGTGTTTATCATTCGCATTTAACGTGATTATTGAGATGGTTAGGTTTAAGTCCATCACCTTGCTGTGTGTCTTGTTGATCTTATCTGTTCTTTGTTTCCACTTTctgctttttctgcctcttttggaCTAATGAAGTAAAAATTAGGATTCTGTTTTATATCCTTTGTTGGTTTATTGGCTGTAACTATTATTTTGGTGGTTACGTTAGGGTTTATACTGCGCATCATTAACTTATCACTGTCAAATCTTCAAGTGACTTGATAGCACTTCATGTGCAGACTGAAAACTGCAGAGTAGCAGACTTCCGTCTCTCCTCCTGGCCTTTATACTACTATtgttatgccttttattttacatatgttataaagCCCTGCAATAtcttgttactgtttttgtttgaaTGACCCAACTATGTTTAGAGAGATTTTAATAGTGCAAAGGCTTATATTTACACATGTGGTTACCATTTTTACTGTGCTTGCGTCCCTTTGTGTAGATTCATGTTTCTGTTTGTTATCATTTTCCAGAAGGAAATAGATGCAAATCCTGTACTACTTCTTGTGGTGCAAGTTTGCTAGTCATGGATTTTTCCAGCTTCTgaatatctaaaaatttttttattttgcattcatttttgaaatatatctttGCTAGGTATACAATTCTAGTTagacgggttttttttttttaattcttgacgTCATTTAAAGATGTTGCtctattttcttcttgcttttgttgtatccAGCAAGAAGCCGACTGATTTCATTGTCTCTGTCCCTGTataaacatgttttttgtttgtttgtttgtttgtttgtttgtttgtttgatggtGGTTTATATGAACttctctttatcactggttttGAGCAGTTTTATTATGATGTGCTTCAAcatggttttcttcattttttttcttgtggttggtGTTGATTGAGGATCCCActgatgtgtgtgcatgcacacatgcacatgcctTCCTGCACTTGCCCCATGGCTCACTGgtgctctttttcatttctcttgtttttcctctgtttcattttggatGGTTTCTAATGGTTTCTATTGTTGTGTCTTCAAGTTCACTCATCTTACCTTCTGTGGTGCCCAACCTGTCATTAATCCCATGTTCTGCAGTTTTCATTTCAGACATTATAGGTTTTGTCCCTAAAGTTCTCTTTTGGTCTCTTTCATATATTCCATGtctctatttaactttttgatCATATATTATGCAGATATAATAAACTTAACATTTTTCCCTGCTGATTCTAACATCTGTGTGTGTTCCGAGTTAATTTTGACAGTTTGATTTTTCTCCCCATTATAtgtcatattttcctgcttctttgcatgcctgGTGATTTTTCACTGGATTCTAGGCATTGTGAATTTTAGCTTGTTGTTTGCTGTATATTTTTGCACCTTATAAGTATTCTTGAACTTTTTTCTGGCATGCAGTTATTTGAAAACAACGTGTTCCTTTAGGGTATTGCTTTTAGGTTTTTGAAGATGGTACCAGAACAGCTTTTTGTCTAGGGCTAATTATTTCTCGTTTCTGAAGCAAAACCGTTCTCATTGCTCTACCAGTACCCCATGAATTATGAGgctttccacacacacacacacacacacacacacacacacacacaccggtgGAGACAGACACCATTCCTGGCCCCTGTGAGCCACAGGCGCCTTTCCCTCTGATCCTTTTGGATTGGTCTTTGCCTGGCATTGGGTTGTCTCTTCACACGGACTTTGCTGAATCCTTGAGGGGAACTCTGTCCAGATTTCTGGAgtgtttctctgtgcctctgtctcctctgctGCACCTTGTCCTGTGGACTCTTACCATCTTGGTCTCCCCAGGCACTCGGCTCCCTCTCAACTCAGGGGGTCTGCTGGGGTGACTCCCCCTGGGCCATGGCCTGGAAACTCTCCtgaggtggtggtggtttttcTGCCTCTCAGAAAGATGTTTTTGGACTAATGCCAAGTGTCTTACCAACcactgtttcatgtattttgcctgtgtcttttcattgttttggaTGGGAGGGAGATCTAGCTCCTGTTGCTCTGTCTTGTTAGGAAGCAGaagtttaacttttttgtttcttttttttttttaacttagtgcTATTTCTTAGGTGGACAGGAGTGCACTATTTTGCCTCTTAGTTTGTGAAAACACACAAAGTGGAAACAAATTCACACGGAGAAAGGTGTCTTCTGAAGTGAGATCCAGATACTAAATGGCTACTTTAATTTAcctgaaaaatattctttctggaGCAGTTAaacttttccattctgttttgtttttatggaggttATTATTAATGGGATCTCTTCTTTAGTGGACAGTGAGGGGGGAGCAAACAGTGGGGTCTTACTGGCCAGGATCAAACTGTGCCCTCAGaacctcttccttctctcctgggCCACTTCCCTCGCTTTAGGGCTCTGCCTCACTGTTACAAAGGCTGTGTGGCCCCCAATGCCTGAGGCATTCTGCTTTTGTTAGTTCTAGTTGGCAGAGGTATGGCTACTAGACATGAAGTTGCAGTGAGCATCCTTGTATGCCTTCTAGTGCGCCATCCCATAAGGAAGAATCCCTGAGATGGACTTCCCCCCAGGGCGTGAGGGGCTTAGCTGGTGTTGGCTGTGGTGGTGACTTCACTCTGAACCCCTCGTCACCTGCGAGGACTTTGCGATTCTCTGCCCCTTGCAGTGAATCAGGGGCACGCCAGGCCAAAGCAGAGAGACATTTCAGGAAGCCTTTCAAAAAGTGActggcaggggcagcccgggtggctcagtggtttagcaccgccttcagcccagggcctgatcctggggacctgggatcaagtcccacgtcaagctccctgtgcagagcctgcttctccctctgcctgtgtcactgcctctctctctctctctctctctctctctctctctctctctgcctctcatgtataagtaaataaaatctttaaaaaaaagtgactggCCCCCTGGGGAGGGTATTTGGGGTGTCATGGTGACACTCAAGGCTGCTCAGGAAGTGTTGCTCATGCCaccttctgttttccttcaccAGATTCAGACAAAGACTGTAGCCCAGTGTGTTGAGTATTATtacatctggaaaaaaatgatcaaGTTTGACTGTGGCCGAGCCCCAGGACTGGAAAAGAGGGTCAAGAGAGAGCCAGATGAGGCAGACAAGACAGAAGCAAAGGTAGGAGGTCTGGGGAATGTTGGGTGCTGATGGGGATGCAGCTGCCCATCCCAGACAGGGAAAGGGGAGGGCACCCACCAGGAAGGGCTTCTCCCTGCAGTGGAAAGCATCTCCCTTAGAAGGGTGGAGGCTTGGTGCCCTTATACCATCATTTCTGCTGTTCTGCAGGTCACTTGCAGCCCTCGGGAGAGACCCAGCCACCGTCCCACTCCTGAGTTCAAGATAAAGACCAAGAGTTACAGGAGGGAGTCCATTCTCAACTCCAGCCCAAATGCTGGTCCCAAGCGGACCCCTGAACCACCAGGCAGTGTGGAGGGCCAGGGTGTCTTCCCCTGCAGAGAGTGTGAGAGGTACCAGCCCTTTCCCTGGATGCGCCCACACCACCTTCCCTCGGCCCCCATGGCTGCCCTTGGTTGGCGTGCCTTCCCCCTGCTCTGACCTGTGTTCTCTGGTGAATCCTCAGGGTGTtcgacaaaatcaagagtcgaaatGCCCACATGAAGCGACACCGGCTTCAGGACCATGTGGAGCCCATCGTCAGGGTGAAGTGGCCTGTGAAGCCCTTCCagctgaaggaggaagaggaggaggaggaggagataggGGCTGACATCGGCCCCCTGCAGTGGTGATTGGGTGGAGTGGGGAGCTGGAGCCAGGCAGCAAGTCTGGATGGGGGCCTCCAGCCCCCCGACAGCCTCTCCAAGGGGTTGAGGgcccccctctgcctcctccccaccc from Canis lupus dingo isolate Sandy chromosome 1, ASM325472v2, whole genome shotgun sequence encodes the following:
- the LOC112645232 gene encoding mitochondrial import receptor subunit TOM6 homolog encodes the protein MASSGVGVSTAGTPNEAPEIPDNVGDWLCGVYRFAANRNDFQGNLILNLGLFAVGVWLARNLNDIDLMAPQPGV